One genomic segment of Pseudonocardia sp. T1-2H includes these proteins:
- a CDS encoding ABC transporter ATP-binding protein, which produces MIISTSGLTKRFGRVTAVDGVDLRVPEGVRFGLLGPNGSGKTTTVRMLLGLVHATSGSIEVFGEPMPRRSASVLPHVGALVEGPAAWGHLSGRANLRLLDAAGRGGRLRDRRRRIEDVLGRVGLGGVDRRPVRAYSLGMRQRLGIAAALLRGPRLLLLDEPTNGLDPRGIHEMRSLLTGLNEAGTTVVLSSHLLSEVEALCTQVGVMDAGRLVLDSPLDALRTPTGRILLTTPDPASAVGLLDGRVLSRAGNELVVRGDDAAELNARLVAGGVRVSGLSAERRTLEQVVLELTGPGADRVDGRPPPAARPTTPLPASGGDR; this is translated from the coding sequence GTGATCATCTCCACGTCCGGGCTCACCAAGCGCTTCGGCCGGGTGACCGCCGTCGACGGCGTCGACCTGCGGGTGCCCGAGGGCGTCCGGTTCGGTCTGCTGGGCCCGAACGGCTCCGGCAAGACGACGACGGTCCGGATGCTGCTCGGGCTCGTCCACGCGACGTCCGGCTCGATCGAGGTGTTCGGCGAGCCGATGCCGCGCCGGTCCGCGAGCGTGCTGCCGCACGTCGGCGCGCTGGTGGAGGGCCCGGCCGCGTGGGGCCACCTGTCCGGGCGGGCGAACCTGCGGCTGCTCGACGCCGCCGGCCGCGGGGGCCGGCTGCGGGACCGGCGCCGCCGCATCGAGGACGTGCTCGGGCGCGTCGGGCTCGGCGGTGTCGACCGCCGCCCGGTGCGCGCCTACTCCCTCGGCATGCGCCAGCGCCTCGGCATCGCCGCGGCCCTGCTGCGCGGCCCGCGCCTGCTCCTGCTCGACGAGCCGACGAACGGGCTCGACCCGCGCGGGATCCACGAGATGCGGTCGCTGCTGACCGGGCTGAACGAGGCCGGGACGACGGTCGTGCTGTCCAGCCACCTGCTCAGCGAGGTGGAGGCGCTGTGCACGCAGGTCGGGGTCATGGACGCCGGGCGGCTGGTGCTCGACTCCCCGCTCGACGCCCTGCGCACACCGACGGGCCGGATCCTGCTGACGACACCCGACCCCGCGTCGGCCGTCGGGCTGCTCGACGGGCGGGTCCTGTCCCGGGCCGGGAACGAACTGGTGGTCCGCGGCGACGACGCGGCGGAGCTGAACGCGCGGCTCGTCGCCGGCGGGGTGCGGGTGAGCGGGCTGAGCGCGGAGAGGCGGACGTTGGAGCAGGTGGTGCTGGAGCTGACCGGACCGGGAGCGGACCGGGTGGACGGCCGCCCGCCGCCCGCCGCCCGCCCGACCACACCACTCCCGGCCTCCGGGGGCGACCGGTGA
- a CDS encoding esterase/lipase family protein encodes MSPRRRLLAAILALVVLVAVVVVGIRVAASSGGGVDPVARPAQDRPGPVLLVPGYGGSRDSLLQLASRIEATGRDAQVLRLVGDGTGDLSAQVEVLDAAADAALAAGAPSVDVVGYSAGGVVAGLWISRDDGAAKARRVVTMGSPLHGTSLAALAITQAPDACPVACRQLAPGSAAVTELDRADVGAAVPWLSIWTADDETSMPPETARLAGATNVRVQDVCPGARVGHSNLPRDATVTGLVLRAIGPAPVDVAGAGCGAAPAR; translated from the coding sequence GTGAGCCCGCGGCGGCGGCTGCTCGCCGCGATCCTGGCGCTGGTCGTGCTCGTCGCGGTGGTCGTCGTCGGCATCCGGGTCGCGGCGTCGTCCGGCGGCGGCGTCGATCCCGTCGCCCGGCCCGCCCAGGACCGGCCCGGCCCGGTCCTGCTCGTCCCCGGTTACGGCGGCAGCCGGGACTCCCTGCTCCAGCTCGCCTCCCGGATCGAGGCCACGGGCCGGGACGCGCAGGTGCTCAGGCTCGTCGGTGACGGCACCGGTGACCTGTCGGCCCAGGTCGAGGTGCTCGACGCCGCCGCGGACGCGGCCCTCGCCGCGGGCGCCCCGTCCGTCGACGTGGTCGGCTACTCGGCCGGTGGCGTCGTCGCCGGGCTGTGGATCTCCCGGGACGACGGCGCGGCGAAGGCTCGGCGCGTCGTCACGATGGGGTCCCCGCTGCACGGGACGTCGCTCGCCGCCCTCGCCATCACCCAGGCCCCCGACGCCTGCCCGGTCGCGTGCCGCCAGCTCGCCCCGGGGTCGGCGGCGGTCACCGAGTTGGACCGGGCGGACGTCGGCGCCGCCGTGCCCTGGCTCTCGATCTGGACCGCCGACGACGAGACCTCGATGCCGCCGGAGACCGCCCGCCTCGCCGGGGCGACGAACGTCCGGGTCCAGGACGTCTGCCCGGGCGCCCGGGTGGGGCACTCGAACCTGCCGCGGGACGCGACCGTCACCGGGCTGGTGCTGCGAGCCATCGGGCCCGCGCCGGTCGACGTCGCGGGTGCGGGCTGCGGAGCCGCACCCGCACGCTGA
- the dnaJ gene encoding molecular chaperone DnaJ: MARDYYGILGVEQGAGPDEIKRAYRRLARELHPDVNPDPAAQEQFREVSTAYEVLTDPEKRRIVDLGGDPLDNGRGGGGGAGGGDPFSAFGFGDIMDAFFGGAGGGRGRGPRSRVQPGADALIRMQLTLEECATGVQRELTVDTAVLCSECSGNGCAPGTSPQTCDICDGRGEIQSVQRSFLGQVVTSRPCPTCRGLGEVIPEPCRQCAGDGRVRSRRNVGVRIPAGVADGMRVRLAGQGEVGAGGGPAGDLYVEVEEVPHEVFRRDGADLHVTLPLPMTAAALGATLPLPMLDGALEDLDIEPGTQAGAMRTLRGKGMPRLRSTGRVDGYGDLIVHIDVTVPTKLDKEQTELLRQLAKLRGEEQPDLAVGARNGHGLFSRLRDSFGGR; encoded by the coding sequence GTGGCACGCGACTACTACGGGATCCTGGGCGTCGAACAGGGCGCGGGTCCCGACGAGATCAAGCGGGCGTACCGCAGGCTCGCCCGGGAGCTCCATCCCGACGTGAACCCGGATCCGGCGGCGCAGGAACAGTTCCGCGAGGTCAGCACCGCGTACGAGGTGCTGACGGACCCGGAGAAGCGGCGCATCGTCGACCTCGGCGGCGACCCGCTGGACAACGGGCGTGGCGGCGGCGGTGGCGCCGGCGGGGGAGACCCGTTCAGCGCGTTCGGCTTCGGCGACATCATGGACGCCTTCTTCGGCGGTGCCGGGGGCGGCCGCGGCCGGGGCCCGCGCAGCCGGGTCCAGCCCGGTGCGGACGCGCTGATCCGGATGCAGCTCACCCTCGAGGAGTGCGCGACCGGCGTGCAGCGCGAGCTGACCGTCGACACCGCGGTGCTCTGCTCGGAGTGCAGCGGCAACGGCTGCGCGCCCGGCACCTCCCCGCAGACGTGCGACATCTGCGACGGCCGCGGCGAGATCCAGAGCGTGCAGCGCTCGTTCCTCGGCCAGGTCGTCACCTCGCGCCCGTGCCCGACGTGCCGCGGCCTCGGCGAGGTCATCCCGGAGCCGTGCCGGCAGTGCGCCGGGGACGGCCGGGTGCGCTCGCGGCGCAACGTCGGCGTGCGGATCCCCGCCGGCGTGGCCGACGGGATGCGCGTCCGGCTGGCGGGTCAGGGCGAGGTCGGCGCGGGCGGTGGCCCGGCCGGTGACCTCTACGTCGAGGTCGAGGAGGTGCCGCACGAGGTCTTCCGGCGCGACGGCGCGGACCTCCACGTCACCCTGCCGCTGCCGATGACGGCCGCCGCGCTCGGCGCGACGCTGCCGCTCCCGATGCTCGACGGCGCGCTCGAGGACCTGGACATCGAACCCGGCACCCAGGCCGGCGCGATGCGGACGCTGCGCGGCAAGGGCATGCCCCGGCTGCGCTCCACCGGCCGGGTCGACGGGTACGGGGACCTCATCGTGCACATCGACGTCACGGTGCCCACCAAGCTGGACAAGGAGCAGACCGAGCTGCTGCGCCAGCTGGCGAAGCTCCGCGGCGAGGAGCAGCCGGACCTGGCGGTCGGGGCGCGCAACGGGCACGGGCTGTTCTCCCGGCTGCGGGACTCCTTCGGCGGCCGCTGA
- a CDS encoding isochorismatase family protein: MLMSAKGGLLLLVDLQERLMPAISGGEAVVANAVRLAEGAGLLGVPVAATEQYPEGLGPTVRELTAYPQLVLPKTAFGAVGEPGFAMLLPPGTKEIVVAGAEAHVCVLQTVIGLREEGHRVVVVADAVGSRVPANRDAALTRAREHGAEVVTTEMVLFEWMAASTHPQFRDVQKLIR, translated from the coding sequence ATGTTGATGTCGGCCAAGGGCGGCCTGCTGCTGCTCGTCGACCTGCAGGAACGGCTGATGCCGGCGATCTCCGGCGGCGAGGCGGTCGTCGCGAACGCGGTGCGGCTCGCGGAGGGCGCCGGGCTGCTCGGCGTGCCGGTCGCGGCCACCGAGCAGTACCCGGAGGGCCTCGGCCCGACCGTTCGCGAGCTGACCGCGTATCCCCAGCTGGTGCTGCCCAAGACGGCGTTCGGGGCGGTCGGTGAGCCCGGGTTCGCGATGCTGCTGCCGCCCGGGACGAAGGAGATCGTCGTCGCCGGGGCGGAGGCGCACGTCTGCGTGCTGCAGACCGTCATCGGGCTGCGCGAGGAGGGGCACCGGGTCGTCGTGGTGGCCGACGCGGTCGGGTCCCGCGTCCCGGCGAACCGGGACGCGGCGCTCACGCGGGCCCGCGAGCACGGCGCCGAGGTCGTCACGACCGAGATGGTGCTGTTCGAATGGATGGCCGCCAGCACCCATCCGCAGTTCCGGGACGTGCAGAAACTCATCCGCTGA
- the hrcA gene encoding heat-inducible transcriptional repressor HrcA, whose protein sequence is MNSDERRFAVLQAIVADYVSTQEPVGSRAIVERHNLGVSSATVRNDMAALEEEGLIAQPHTSAGRIPTDKGYRLFVDRLAAIKPLSGPERKAVQSFLEGAVDLDDVLRRSVRLLAQLTRQVAVVQYPTLTRSTVRHLEVVQLTPARLMLVLITDSGRVDQRVVDLGQVVGEEEVGRLRALLNGALVGRKLADASAEVAELPESAPRELRDVVVTLSTVLIETLVEHPEERLVLGGTANLTRNTADFPGSLRQILEALEEQVVVLKLLASAKDPGLVTVRIGEENESSDLHTASVVSIGYGPGTVLGGMGVVGPTRMDYPGTIAAVHAVARYVGEILTGR, encoded by the coding sequence GTGAACTCGGACGAGCGTCGCTTCGCCGTCCTCCAGGCGATCGTCGCGGACTACGTGTCCACCCAGGAGCCCGTGGGCTCCCGGGCGATCGTGGAGCGGCACAATCTCGGCGTCTCCAGCGCCACCGTGCGCAACGACATGGCCGCGCTGGAGGAGGAGGGGCTCATCGCCCAGCCCCACACCAGCGCCGGCCGCATCCCGACGGACAAGGGCTACCGGCTCTTCGTCGACCGGCTGGCCGCGATCAAGCCGCTGTCCGGCCCCGAGCGCAAGGCCGTGCAGTCGTTCCTGGAAGGCGCGGTGGACCTCGACGACGTGCTGCGCCGCAGCGTCCGGCTGCTGGCCCAGCTCACCCGTCAGGTCGCCGTGGTGCAGTACCCGACGCTCACCCGCTCCACCGTCCGCCATCTCGAGGTCGTCCAGCTCACGCCCGCGCGGCTGATGCTGGTGCTGATCACCGACAGCGGCCGGGTGGACCAGCGGGTGGTCGATCTCGGGCAGGTCGTCGGCGAGGAGGAGGTCGGGCGGCTGCGCGCGCTCCTCAACGGAGCGCTGGTCGGGCGGAAGCTCGCGGACGCGTCCGCCGAGGTGGCGGAGCTGCCGGAGTCTGCGCCGCGCGAGCTGCGGGACGTCGTGGTGACGCTGTCCACGGTCCTGATCGAGACGCTGGTAGAGCACCCCGAGGAGCGGCTGGTCCTCGGCGGCACGGCCAACCTGACCCGCAACACCGCGGACTTCCCGGGGTCGCTGCGGCAGATCCTCGAGGCGCTCGAGGAGCAGGTCGTGGTGCTCAAGCTGCTGGCCTCGGCCAAGGACCCGGGCCTGGTGACGGTGCGGATCGGCGAGGAGAACGAGTCCTCGGACCTGCACACCGCCTCGGTCGTGTCGATCGGCTACGGGCCGGGCACGGTGCTGGGCGGAATGGGCGTCGTCGGGCCCACCCGGATGGACTATCCGGGAACCATCGCGGCGGTGCATGCCGTCGCTCGTTACGTGGGTGAGATCCTGACGGGGCGCTGA
- a CDS encoding hemolysin family protein — protein MNAVGFLVIVIVLVPLAGLFAAADAALTFVSRARVDALVRSGKAGARALSKVVADRPRHVNLLLLLRLMAETAATVLLAVALASWITPPGLGVLLAAVIMVVVSYVLIGVGPRTVGRQHPYAVGLVVAVPVRMLATVLSPLASLLILVGNAIIPGPGFREGPFSSEVELRELVDMASTRGVVDEDERQMIHSVFELGDTIVRDVMVPRPDLVWAERDIPVEKVVRLALKSGYSRIPVLGEGIDDIIGVAYLKDLVRASYERPDAPLPEVVRPAFFVPDSKRIDELLREMQRTRIHMAIVVDEYGGTAGVVTIEDILEEIVGEITDEYDRDEVPDVEHLDGRTLRLAARLPVEDLEELFQDEFAGTDREAALAEALEDADVDTVGGLLAQRLGRVPLPGAEAEVEGLLHLRGEGGKDARGRIRITTVLVTPLDTPDENDEDEDRAENDRADDEDGGARTTEALQREESDVRQ, from the coding sequence ATGAATGCCGTCGGCTTCCTGGTCATCGTCATCGTCCTGGTTCCGCTGGCCGGGCTGTTCGCCGCCGCCGACGCCGCGCTGACCTTCGTCTCCCGGGCCCGGGTCGACGCACTGGTCCGCAGCGGCAAGGCGGGCGCCCGCGCCCTGTCGAAGGTGGTCGCGGACCGGCCCCGGCACGTCAACCTGCTGCTCCTGCTCCGGCTGATGGCCGAGACCGCGGCCACCGTGCTGCTCGCCGTCGCCCTCGCCAGCTGGATCACCCCGCCCGGCCTGGGCGTCCTGCTCGCCGCGGTGATCATGGTCGTGGTCAGCTACGTGCTGATCGGCGTCGGCCCGCGCACCGTCGGCCGCCAGCATCCCTACGCCGTCGGGCTGGTCGTCGCGGTCCCGGTGCGGATGCTCGCGACGGTCCTGTCGCCGCTGGCCTCGCTGCTGATCCTGGTCGGCAACGCGATCATCCCCGGCCCCGGTTTCCGCGAGGGCCCGTTCTCGTCCGAGGTCGAGCTGCGCGAGCTGGTGGACATGGCCAGCACCCGCGGCGTCGTCGACGAGGACGAGCGCCAGATGATCCATTCGGTCTTCGAGCTGGGGGACACGATCGTCCGGGACGTCATGGTGCCGCGGCCGGACCTGGTCTGGGCCGAACGGGACATCCCGGTCGAGAAGGTCGTCCGGCTGGCGCTGAAGAGCGGGTACTCGCGCATCCCGGTGCTCGGCGAGGGCATCGACGACATCATCGGCGTCGCGTACCTCAAGGACCTCGTCCGGGCGAGCTACGAGCGGCCGGACGCCCCGCTCCCGGAGGTCGTGCGGCCCGCGTTCTTCGTGCCGGACTCCAAGCGGATCGACGAGCTGCTCCGCGAGATGCAGCGCACGCGCATCCACATGGCGATCGTCGTCGACGAGTACGGCGGCACCGCCGGCGTCGTGACCATCGAGGACATCCTCGAGGAGATCGTCGGCGAGATCACCGACGAGTACGACCGCGACGAGGTGCCGGACGTCGAGCACCTGGACGGACGGACGCTGCGGCTCGCCGCCCGGCTGCCGGTGGAGGACCTCGAGGAGCTCTTCCAGGACGAGTTCGCCGGCACCGACCGGGAGGCCGCGCTCGCCGAGGCGCTCGAGGACGCGGACGTCGACACCGTCGGTGGGCTGCTGGCCCAGCGGCTCGGCCGGGTCCCGCTCCCCGGGGCCGAGGCCGAGGTGGAGGGCCTGCTGCACCTGCGCGGCGAGGGCGGCAAGGACGCGCGGGGCCGGATCCGCATCACGACGGTGCTGGTCACGCCCCTGGACACGCCGGATGAGAACGACGAGGACGAGGACCGGGCCGAGAACGACCGGGCCGACGACGAGGACGGAGGGGCCCGGACCACCGAGGCCCTGCAGCGGGAGGAATCAGATGTCCGGCAGTGA
- a CDS encoding ABC transporter permease subunit — MIAVELRLMLRRRRVWLCWVLLCALPTLVAILLAATDLTPPPGSGGAFLSAVVTNGQIFPAAALALVLPVFLPITVAIVSGEAIAGEATAGTLRYLLVRPVGRLRLLTAKLISVAVYVLLAVLLVTVVSYVVGVLAFGFGPDASLGGGGGIPSLSGATLTPVDVVVRTGVTVGYLALCMLALGAIGLFFSTLTDAPLAATLGVLAVVVASAALTPLDAASAIQPYLPTTHWLAWIDLYRDPILWDPVRRGLLVEGGYVVVAFGAAWANFATKDVTS; from the coding sequence GTGATCGCCGTCGAGCTCCGGCTGATGCTGCGCCGACGCCGGGTCTGGTTGTGCTGGGTCCTGCTCTGCGCCCTGCCGACGCTCGTCGCGATCCTGCTGGCCGCCACCGACCTCACACCCCCGCCGGGCAGCGGCGGCGCGTTCCTCTCCGCCGTCGTGACCAACGGGCAGATCTTCCCCGCCGCCGCGCTCGCGCTCGTCCTGCCGGTGTTCCTGCCGATCACCGTCGCGATCGTCTCCGGGGAGGCGATCGCGGGCGAGGCGACGGCCGGGACGCTGCGCTACCTGCTCGTCCGGCCCGTCGGGCGGCTGCGGCTGCTCACCGCCAAGCTGATCTCCGTCGCGGTCTACGTGCTGCTCGCGGTGCTGCTGGTGACGGTCGTGTCCTACGTCGTGGGGGTGCTGGCGTTCGGGTTCGGGCCGGACGCGTCGCTCGGCGGAGGGGGCGGCATCCCGTCGCTCTCGGGCGCGACCCTGACCCCGGTGGACGTGGTGGTCCGCACCGGCGTGACCGTCGGGTACCTCGCGCTGTGCATGCTGGCCCTCGGGGCGATCGGACTGTTCTTCTCGACGCTCACGGACGCGCCGCTGGCCGCCACGCTCGGGGTGCTGGCGGTCGTCGTGGCGAGCGCCGCCCTGACCCCGCTCGACGCGGCCTCGGCGATCCAGCCGTACCTGCCGACGACCCACTGGCTCGCCTGGATCGACCTGTACCGGGACCCGATCCTCTGGGACCCGGTCCGCCGCGGCCTCCTCGTCGAGGGCGGCTACGTCGTCGTCGCGTTCGGCGCCGCGTGGGCCAACTTCGCGACCAAGGACGTCACCAGCTGA
- a CDS encoding PhoH family protein: protein MAVPDTALLALLGSHDESLRTAEEMLEADVHVRGNELTLTGVPAEVAFAERVFTELITLAERGQHVGSDTVRRTVEMLTEDDPATATIRGESPAEVLSLDILSRRGRTIRPKTLNQKRYVDSIDAHTIVFGIGPAGTGKTYLAMAKAVQALQAKMVNRIILTRPAVEAGERLGYLPGTLYEKIDPYLRPLYDALHDMLDPESIPKLIAAGTIEVAPLAYMRGRTLNDAFIILDEAQNTTPEQMKMFLTRLGFGSKIVVTGDVTQIDLPNSARSGLQVVQDILFGVDDVHFAELSSSDVVRHRLVGDIVDAYARFDAASQRPDLRSAAPRTGPPQDRRSRRR from the coding sequence ATGGCCGTCCCGGACACCGCCCTGCTCGCGCTGCTCGGCTCCCACGACGAGAGCCTGCGCACCGCCGAGGAGATGCTCGAGGCGGATGTCCACGTGCGCGGCAACGAGCTCACCCTCACCGGTGTCCCGGCGGAGGTCGCGTTCGCGGAGCGCGTCTTCACCGAGCTGATCACCCTCGCCGAGCGCGGCCAGCACGTCGGTTCGGACACCGTCCGGCGCACGGTCGAGATGCTCACCGAGGACGACCCCGCCACCGCCACGATCCGGGGCGAGTCCCCGGCGGAGGTGCTGAGCCTGGACATCCTGTCCCGGCGCGGCAGGACCATCCGCCCCAAGACCCTCAACCAGAAGCGCTACGTCGACTCGATCGACGCGCACACCATCGTCTTCGGCATCGGCCCCGCCGGTACCGGCAAGACCTACCTCGCCATGGCCAAGGCCGTGCAGGCGCTGCAGGCCAAGATGGTCAACCGGATCATCCTGACCCGGCCGGCCGTCGAGGCGGGGGAGCGGCTCGGCTACCTGCCCGGCACGCTCTACGAGAAGATCGACCCGTACCTGCGCCCGCTCTACGACGCGCTGCACGACATGCTCGACCCCGAGTCGATCCCCAAGCTCATCGCCGCGGGGACCATCGAGGTCGCGCCGCTCGCGTACATGCGCGGCCGCACGCTCAACGACGCGTTCATCATCCTGGACGAGGCGCAGAACACCACGCCCGAGCAGATGAAGATGTTCCTCACCCGGCTCGGGTTCGGCTCGAAGATCGTCGTGACCGGTGACGTCACGCAGATCGACCTGCCGAACAGCGCGCGGTCGGGGCTGCAGGTCGTGCAGGACATCCTCTTCGGCGTGGACGACGTGCACTTCGCGGAGCTGTCCAGCAGCGACGTCGTGCGGCACCGGCTGGTGGGGGACATCGTCGATGCCTACGCCCGCTTCGACGCCGCGTCGCAGCGGCCGGACCTGCGCAGCGCGGCGCCGCGGACCGGACCGCCCCAGGACCGGCGCTCGCGGCGCCGCTGA
- a CDS encoding putative leader peptide has translation MTALTLHLRAPGLVARRHVDLHRVSSALCRLSR, from the coding sequence GTGACCGCGCTGACTCTGCACCTGCGGGCGCCTGGCCTCGTCGCCCGGCGCCACGTGGACCTGCACCGGGTGAGCAGCGCGCTCTGTCGACTCTCGCGCTGA
- the ybeY gene encoding rRNA maturation RNase YbeY, translating to MSIEIVNESGVAVDESLIVSVARYALDVMQVSPAVELAITAVTLETMSELHERWMDEPGPTDVMAFPMDEFAEDTRRPDAPDIGPALLGDVVLCPAFAKDQAKQAGQTLDDELHLLTVHGVLHLLGYDHHEPDEEREMFALQNKLLADWRTDRARTAAREAQRRNDSRLLGTVGLEDDRPTTK from the coding sequence GTGAGCATCGAGATCGTCAACGAGTCCGGCGTCGCCGTGGACGAGTCGTTGATCGTCTCCGTCGCCCGGTACGCGCTCGACGTCATGCAGGTCAGCCCGGCCGTCGAGCTCGCGATCACCGCGGTGACCCTGGAGACGATGTCCGAGCTGCACGAGCGGTGGATGGACGAGCCCGGGCCCACGGACGTCATGGCGTTCCCGATGGACGAGTTCGCGGAGGACACGCGCCGCCCGGACGCGCCGGACATCGGCCCCGCGCTGCTCGGGGACGTCGTGCTCTGTCCGGCGTTCGCGAAGGACCAGGCCAAGCAGGCCGGGCAGACGCTGGACGACGAGCTGCACCTGCTCACCGTGCACGGCGTCCTGCACCTGCTCGGCTACGACCACCACGAGCCGGACGAGGAGCGTGAGATGTTCGCGCTGCAGAACAAGCTCCTCGCGGACTGGCGGACGGACCGCGCGCGCACCGCCGCCCGGGAGGCGCAGCGCCGTAACGACTCCCGGCTGCTCGGCACGGTCGGCCTCGAGGACGACCGCCCCACGACCAAATGA
- a CDS encoding cytidine deaminase, with translation MSGSEGATLDPEDAKIVTLARSSRARTGAAEGAAVRDTDGRTYAAASVDLPSLRLTALQAAVAAAVSSGAPGLEAAAVVTGSGAADDASVAAVRDLSPSALVIVADPAGTVLTTLEGASA, from the coding sequence ATGTCCGGCAGTGAGGGCGCCACACTCGACCCCGAGGACGCCAAGATCGTGACGCTCGCGCGGTCGTCGCGGGCACGTACCGGGGCCGCCGAGGGCGCGGCGGTGCGGGACACGGACGGCCGCACGTACGCCGCCGCGTCCGTCGACCTGCCGTCGTTGCGGCTCACGGCGCTGCAGGCGGCCGTCGCCGCCGCGGTGTCCAGCGGTGCCCCGGGCCTGGAGGCCGCCGCCGTCGTCACCGGGTCCGGCGCCGCGGACGACGCGTCCGTGGCGGCTGTCCGGGACCTCTCACCGTCCGCCCTCGTGATCGTCGCCGACCCGGCGGGCACCGTCCTCACCACGCTCGAAGGAGCCTCCGCATGA
- a CDS encoding nitrite/sulfite reductase, with the protein MPPTTPAPAKRKRGEGQWKLGYREPLNPNERSKRDDDGLNVRARIENIYAKGGFDSIDPADLRGRFRWWGLYTQRKPGIDGGRTASLEPEELDDRYFMLRIRCDGGALTTEQLRVLGEVSQQYARDTADITDRQNIQYHWIRVEDMPAIWEKVEGVGLLTTEACGDTPRVILGSPVAGISADEKLDPEPAIRTILDRYIGSKEFSNLPRKFKTAISWQQDVAHEINDISFVGVDHPEHGPGFDLWVGGGLSTNPKIAQRLGAWVPLDEIPDVWAGVISVFRDYGYRRLRHRARIKFLVADWGVEEFRRVLEEEYLGRKLIDGPAPAVPEVPIDHVGVHKQVDGRNYVGLAPASGRVSGSTLISLAKAAETAGSKRVRLTAQQKVVVLDVPDAAVDALKAEADALGLQAEPSPWRRSTMACTGIEFCKLAIVETKERAIRLVEDLEKRLADIQGDIDTPVSIHLNGCPNSCARTQVADIGLKGMIVPDKDKNQVEGFQVHLGGGLGLDAGFGRKLRGLKVTSAELGDYVERVVRTYVAQREPGERFATWVLRADEDDLK; encoded by the coding sequence ATGCCCCCCACCACCCCTGCACCCGCCAAGCGCAAGCGCGGCGAAGGCCAGTGGAAGCTCGGCTACCGCGAGCCGCTGAACCCGAACGAGCGCAGCAAGCGCGACGACGACGGGCTCAACGTGCGCGCGCGGATCGAGAACATCTACGCGAAGGGCGGCTTCGACTCGATCGACCCGGCCGACCTGCGCGGCCGTTTCCGCTGGTGGGGCCTGTACACCCAGCGGAAGCCGGGGATCGACGGCGGCCGCACGGCCAGCCTCGAGCCCGAGGAGCTGGACGACCGCTACTTCATGCTGCGGATCCGCTGCGACGGCGGCGCGCTCACCACCGAGCAGCTGCGTGTCCTCGGGGAGGTCAGCCAGCAGTACGCCCGGGACACCGCGGACATCACCGACCGGCAGAACATCCAGTACCACTGGATCCGCGTCGAGGACATGCCGGCGATCTGGGAGAAGGTCGAGGGCGTCGGCCTGCTGACCACCGAGGCGTGCGGGGACACCCCGCGCGTGATCCTCGGCTCCCCCGTGGCCGGGATCTCCGCGGACGAGAAGCTGGACCCCGAGCCCGCGATCCGGACGATCCTGGACCGCTACATCGGCAGCAAGGAGTTCTCGAACCTCCCGCGGAAGTTCAAGACCGCGATCTCGTGGCAGCAGGACGTCGCGCACGAGATCAACGACATCTCCTTCGTCGGCGTCGACCACCCGGAGCACGGCCCGGGCTTCGACCTCTGGGTCGGCGGCGGGCTGTCGACCAACCCGAAGATCGCGCAGCGGCTCGGGGCGTGGGTGCCGCTCGACGAGATCCCGGACGTCTGGGCCGGTGTCATCTCGGTCTTCCGGGACTACGGCTACCGCCGGCTGCGCCACCGCGCCCGCATCAAGTTCCTGGTCGCGGACTGGGGCGTCGAGGAGTTCCGCCGCGTCCTCGAGGAGGAGTACCTCGGCCGGAAGCTGATCGACGGCCCGGCTCCCGCGGTCCCCGAGGTCCCGATCGACCACGTGGGCGTGCACAAGCAGGTCGACGGTCGCAACTACGTCGGCCTCGCCCCGGCGTCCGGCCGCGTCTCCGGCAGCACGCTGATCTCGCTGGCCAAGGCCGCCGAGACGGCCGGCTCGAAGCGCGTCCGGCTGACGGCGCAGCAGAAGGTCGTCGTCCTCGACGTCCCGGACGCCGCCGTCGACGCGCTGAAGGCCGAGGCGGACGCGCTGGGCCTGCAGGCCGAGCCGTCGCCGTGGCGGCGCTCGACGATGGCCTGCACCGGCATCGAGTTCTGCAAGCTCGCGATCGTCGAGACCAAGGAGCGGGCGATCCGCCTGGTCGAGGACCTGGAGAAGCGGCTCGCGGACATCCAGGGCGACATCGACACCCCGGTCTCGATCCACCTCAACGGCTGCCCCAACTCCTGCGCCCGCACGCAGGTCGCCGACATCGGCCTCAAGGGCATGATCGTTCCCGACAAGGACAAGAACCAGGTCGAGGGCTTCCAGGTCCACCTGGGCGGCGGGCTCGGCCTCGACGCCGGGTTCGGCCGCAAGCTGCGCGGGCTCAAGGTCACCAGCGCCGAGCTGGGCGACTACGTCGAGCGCGTCGTGCGGACCTACGTCGCGCAGCGCGAGCCCGGCGAGCGGTTCGCCACCTGGGTCCTGCGCGCGGACGAGGACGATCTCAAGTGA